From a single Parambassis ranga chromosome 2, fParRan2.1, whole genome shotgun sequence genomic region:
- the mrpl39 gene encoding large ribosomal subunit protein mL39: protein MFVTMATRAVCQNVQRRFASTAAALRPSPAEVRSQRNAVFSREQARQRALYPRIEKIEVSMQGPGLEGTLLIMNKGMSTPLSCARHLTEHHVNNSALALVDGQLWPLHQPLTHSCTLTLLTFKDKDPTLVNQAYWRSCVALLGQVLETAFKDDYIVELLSTPEVPVTSGAFCCDVVLDPQLDSWTPSEESLRSLTRGAQLLIHQNLAWEPLEVVPSVALEVFSHSRCKQEEVEQKASESPKGTVMLYRCGDHVLLSGGPLVARTGLCSQYEVTALHNLGQGSWGLHRRAQGLSLPLQLQAHHTVWRKLRQRAEKLVDIPKHEEVAPLPAPDSTQPPAASA, encoded by the exons ATGTTCGTCACCATGGCGACCAGGGCTGTCTGTCAAAATGTCCAGCGCC GCTTTGcatccactgcagcagctctgcgcCCTTCACCTGCTGAGGTGCGCAGCCAGCGGAACGCTGTCTTCTCCAGGGAGCAGGCCAGGCAGAGAGCTCTGTACCCCCGCATCGAGAAGATCGAGGTGTCCATGCAGGGCCCAGGACTGGAGGGCACGCTGCTCATCATGAACAAAGGGATGTCCACTCCGCTGAGCTGTGCCAGAC ATCTAACAGAGCATCATGTGAATAACTCGGCTTTGGCTTTGGTGGATGGACAACTGTGGCCTCTCCACCAGCCTCTCACCCATTCCTGCACACTCACTCTGCTCACATTTAAAGACAAAGATCCAACACTGGTCAACCAG GCTTACTGGCGCTCCTGTGTGGCCCTGCTGGGTCAGGTGCTGGAGACTGCTTTTAAAGATGACTATATTGTGGAGCTGCTCAGCACCCCAGAAGTACCAG TCACCTCGGGGGCCTTCTGCTGTGACGTAGTGCTCGACCCTCAGCTGGACTCTTGGACCCCATCTGAG GAGTCTTTGCGCTCTCTGACCAGAGGGGCCCAGCTTCTGATCCACCAGAATCTTGCCTGGGAGCCTTTAGAGGTGGTACCCTCTGTGGCATTGGAGGTCTTCTCTCACAGCAG GTGTAAACAGGAAGAGGTGGAACAGAAAGCATCAGAGAGTCCCAAAGGAACAGTGATGCTCTACAG ATGCGGTGACCATGTTCTGCTGAGTGGGGGCCCTCTGGTGGCCAGAACAGGCCTGTGCTCCCAGTATGAGGTCACAGCTCTCCACAACCTGGGACAGGGATCCTGGGGCCTCCATCGCCGGGCACAGGGCCTCTCCctgcctctgcagctgcag gcTCACCACACAGTCTGGAGGAAGCTGAGGCAGCGGGCAGAGAAGCTG GTGGACATACCCAAACATGAAGAAGTGGCTCCACTCCCTGCTCCTGACTCCACCCAGCCTCCAGCCGCCTCTGCGTAA